One segment of Prionailurus bengalensis isolate Pbe53 chromosome X, Fcat_Pben_1.1_paternal_pri, whole genome shotgun sequence DNA contains the following:
- the ARHGAP36 gene encoding rho GTPase-activating protein 36 — protein sequence MGGCIPFLKAARTLCPRIMPPLLLLSAFLFLVNVLGGAPGNNPDRRTKMISIHSLSELERLKLQETAYHELVARHFLSEFKPDRALPIDRPNTLEKWFLILRGQQRVVSLKTFGIRLEEVLVNELTRRKHLELTAAMQIEESTGQASGRRRGNVVQRMFGRIRRFFSRRRDEPTLPREFTRRGRRGAVSVDSLAELEDGALLLQTLQLSKISFPIGQRLLGSKRKMSLNPIAKQIPQVVEACCSFIEKHGLSTVGIFTLEYSAERVRQLREEFDQGLDVVLDDNQNVHDVAALLKEFFRDMKDSLLPDDLYMSFLLTATLKPQDQLSALQLLVYLMPPCHSDTLERLLKALHKITENCEDSIGIDGQLVSGNRMTSTNLALVFGSALLKKGRFAKRESRKTRLGIDHYVASVNVVRAMIDNWDILFQVPPHIQKQVAKRVWKSSPEALDFIRRRNLRKIQSARIKMEEDALLSDPVETSAEARAAVLAQSKPFDEGSSEEPAVPPGTARSHDDEEGAGNPPIPEQDRPLLRVPREKEAKTGIGYFFP from the exons ATGGGTGGCTGCATTCCTTTTCTGAAGGCAGCAAGGACACTGTGCCCCAGAATCATGCCCCCTTTGCTGTTGTTGTCCGCCTTCCTTTTTTTAGTGAACGTCCTGGGAGGAGCCCCAGGAAACAATCCGGACCGCAGGACGAAAATGATATCAATACACAGTCTGTCGGAGCTGGAGCGTCTGAAGCTGCAAGAGACTGCTTACCACGAACTCGTGGCCAGACATTTCCTCTCTGAATTCAAACCTGACCGAG CTCTACCTATTGACCGTCCAAACACCTTGGAGAAGTGGTTTCTGATTCTGAGAGGACAGCAGAGGG TCGTATCACTCAAGACGTTTGGCATTCGCCTGGAAGAGGTCCTGGTGAATGAGCTTACCCGCCGCAAGCATCTTGAACTAACAGCCGCGATGCAGATTGAAGAATCCACTGGTCAGGCCTCGGGACGTCGTCGGGGAAACGTGGTGCAAAGGATGTTTGGCCGCATCAGGCGCTTTTTCAGTCGCAGACGGGATGAGCCCACCTTGCCCCGGGAGTTTACTCGCCGTGGGCGTCGA GGGGCAGTGTCCGTGGACAGCCTGGCTGAACTGGAGGATGGGGCCCTGCTGCTGCAGACCCTGCAACTTTCCAAGATTTCCTTTCCGATTGGCCAGCGACTTCTGGGATCCAAAAGGAAAATGAGCCTCAATCCGATTGCTAAACAAATCCCCCAGGTTGTTGAGGCTTGCTGCAGCTTCATTGAGAAACATG GCTTAAGCACAGTGGGAATTTTTACCCTGGAATACTCAGCAGAGAGAGTGCGTCAG CTCCGTGAAGAATTTGATCAAGGTCTGGATGTAGTGCTGGATGATAATCAGAATGTGCATGATGTGGCTGCACTCCTCAAGGAGTTTTTTCGGGACATGAAGGACTCTCTGCTGCCAGACGATCTGTACATGTCCTTCCTCCTGACAGCAA CTCTAAAGCCACAGGATCAGCTTTCTGCCCTGCAGTTGCTGGTTTATCTGATGCCACCCTGCCACAGTGATACCTTGGAGCGTCTGCTGAAGGCCCTGCATAAGATCACTGAGAACTGCGAGGACTCCATTGGCATTGATGGACAGTTG GTTTCAGGCAACCGTATGACTTCCACCAACTTGGCTCTGGTGTTTGGATCTGCTCTCCTGAAGAAGGGGAGATTTGCCAAGAGGGAGTCCAGGAAAACAAGACTGGGGATTGACCACTATGTTGCTTCTGTCAATGTGGTCCGTGCCATGATTGATAACTGGGATATCCTCTTCCAG GTGCCTCCCCATATTCAGAAGCAGGTTGCTAAGCGTGTGTGGAAATCCAGTCCTGAAGCCCTGGATTTTATCAGACGCAGGAATTTGAGGAAGATACA GAGTGCACGAATAAAGATGGAAGAGGATGCTTTACTTTCTGATCCAGTGGAAACTTCTGCTGAAGCCCGGGCTGCTGTCCTTGCTCAGAGCAAGCCCTTTGATGAAG GTTCCTCTGAGGAGCCAGCTGTGCCTCCCGGCACTGCCCGTTCCCATGACGATGAGGAAGGAGCGGGTAACCCCCCCATTCCGGAGCAAGACCGCCCATTGCTCCGTGTGCCCCGGGAGAAGGAGGCCAAAACTGGCATCGGCTACTTCTTTCCTTAG